A window of Myxococcus xanthus contains these coding sequences:
- a CDS encoding cupin domain-containing protein, with amino-acid sequence MSSHPHVVHEPELPWTEVTQGPRVEYRRKQLGSAAKGRKLGCSLMELPPGKHAWPRHYHLANEEAYFILAGTGRLRLGDDTLAVTAGDYVALPVGPGGAHQLLNDGAEALRYLAFSTMVEPDVMVYPDSGKVVISAGSAPGGDKAARTLFTTLPLSAEVDYWSGEER; translated from the coding sequence ATGTCCTCGCATCCTCACGTCGTCCACGAGCCCGAGCTTCCCTGGACCGAAGTCACGCAAGGTCCCCGGGTGGAGTACCGCCGCAAGCAACTGGGCTCCGCCGCCAAGGGCCGCAAGCTGGGGTGCAGCTTGATGGAGCTGCCACCCGGTAAACACGCGTGGCCGCGGCACTACCACCTGGCCAACGAAGAGGCCTATTTCATCCTCGCGGGCACGGGCCGGCTGCGGCTGGGGGACGACACCCTCGCCGTCACGGCGGGCGACTATGTGGCGCTGCCGGTGGGGCCCGGGGGCGCGCACCAGCTCCTCAACGACGGGGCCGAGGCGCTGCGCTACCTGGCCTTCTCCACCATGGTGGAGCCGGACGTCATGGTGTACCCGGACTCAGGGAAGGTGGTCATCTCCGCGGGCAGTGCTCCCGGGGGCGACAAGGCCGCTCGGACCCTGTTCACCACGCTGCCCCTCTCCGCGGAGGTGGACTACTGGAGCGGCGAGGAGCGATAG
- a CDS encoding class I SAM-dependent methyltransferase, which produces MQVDFGRTSSDYVRHRAGFPEAFFERLDREGLLRSGLRAVDLGTGTGTVARGLAQRGAVVTGLDVSADMLDAARGLASGMGLGIDFRQAPAENTGLPSQAFELVVAGQCWHWFDRPAAAREAARLLVPGGRLVIAHFDWLPLPGNVVEATERLIERFNPGAPAPFVSLSQSSGVYPPWFRDAAEAGFTQLTSFSFDVSVSYSPRAWRGRIRASAKVGASMPASAVSGFDAALADLLAGSFPADSLDIPHRVFALLATRP; this is translated from the coding sequence ATGCAGGTGGACTTCGGACGCACGTCGTCGGACTACGTGAGGCACCGGGCGGGCTTTCCGGAGGCCTTCTTCGAACGGCTCGACAGGGAGGGCCTCCTTCGTTCGGGCCTCCGCGCCGTCGACCTGGGGACGGGCACGGGCACGGTGGCCCGAGGGTTGGCCCAGCGCGGCGCCGTGGTGACGGGGCTGGATGTGTCCGCGGACATGCTGGATGCCGCCCGTGGGCTCGCCTCTGGAATGGGGCTGGGCATCGACTTCCGACAGGCACCCGCGGAGAACACGGGCCTGCCGTCACAGGCGTTCGAGCTGGTGGTCGCGGGGCAGTGCTGGCACTGGTTCGACCGGCCCGCCGCAGCGCGTGAGGCCGCGCGGTTGCTCGTTCCCGGGGGCCGTCTGGTCATCGCCCACTTCGACTGGCTGCCCCTGCCCGGCAACGTGGTGGAGGCCACCGAGCGGCTCATCGAGCGCTTCAACCCGGGCGCTCCCGCGCCCTTCGTATCCTTGAGCCAGTCTTCCGGTGTCTATCCTCCGTGGTTCCGAGACGCCGCCGAGGCAGGCTTCACCCAGCTCACCTCGTTCTCCTTCGACGTGTCCGTGTCGTACAGCCCCCGCGCGTGGCGGGGGCGCATCCGCGCCAGCGCGAAGGTGGGCGCGTCCATGCCTGCGAGCGCGGTGAGTGGCTTCGATGCCGCGCTCGCGGACCTGCTCGCCGGGAGCTTTCCGGCGGACTCGCTCGACATTCCCCACCGCGTCTTCGCGCTGCTCGCGACGCGACCCTGA